The window TGTCCGGTGAGTAGGTCTCCATGACCTGTACCTGGAACCCTTTACCCTTATGACCGCAGTAGGTGGCATCCGGATCGGATGGGTTTTGCAGTGACTGGGACGATACCTCTTTACTGGGTTTGATAACCACCTTCGTGGTGTCATCATTCTTTTCGACTACACATTGCTCGCYGAACATCCGCACCAAAAGCTTATAAGAGGCCATGGAAGCAACGGCTTCATGATCTTTGAACCGTTCCACCAGAAGAAAGCAGTCGTTGCCAAGTTGCTCAAGGGTGCGGGATGCATCGCTGGGCTTGACAGCAAACAGACCATCATTTTTTGCTTCATAGCGGGTGGCAAGCTCATCAAGGGAATGGTAAAGATCAGGATGGTGTCGTTTGAGATTGATGAGAAACTTCCGGTGAGTTCTGACAAATAAACGGATCCGTCCCAGGTGGGCCATGTTGGAAAAGATATGCACCGAATCCAGGCGCTGTTTTGATGTATCCAGACTGAACAAWTTTTGCAGTGTCTCTGAGATATTTTCAAAAAGTGCCTGTTCAAGCCCAAGCTGCSCGATTTTATCCCTCAGGCCCCAAAGGGTTCGGTGAGCCACATAGCAGCTGGAGTCGGAAGGGTCKGTAATGTTCAGTGCATAGTGCCACTCGATATTAAGGGCATATTGCCGAATCGCCTGATCATCAGTCAGATCCTCCATCTGCTGTAACAAAACAAGTCCGAGCATGGCATGGAGTTCCTTGGTAGGCCGACCCTTCCCGTCGTCAAAGAGATGAAACAGTTTCTTGACCGGAAGTCTGTGGAGGATTTCTTCACGAAACAGATGCGCCCATGATGACTCCAGAAGAGCCAGCCTCTTTGGACCAAGATGCTCAAACGGGCTGAACATGTCGTACTGTTTGTGATCTTTAACGTAGATCATGCAAAATCCTTATAATAGATTAATATCACAGGATATATGTAACAAAAACGGCTCCTTGAATCAATAGCAAAACCACATAAAGACAACAAATTTAAAAGGTTATGGAATTTTGTTTTTTTTGCGAGTCCATCATCTATGATACCGAGATCACGGGCTTTGTGCTGGAAGTCCGGCATACGGGAACCAAGACCTATTACCTGAAGTACAGGAATAAGCGTAAGGAGCAGCGTCAATACAAGATAGGGGATGAGAAGTCCCTGACCTTCACCAAGGCCAGTCAGGCTGCCAGAAAGATTCGTTCACGGGTGGTCATAGGGGAAGACCCTGTAGATGACAGAAAGCAGTTGTGTAAGATGATGACCCTGGAAGCCTTCGTTCAGAGTCGCTACATTCCTTTTGTGCAAGGTTATAACCTCGATTCCCTGTTGATTTGTATACCTACAACGCTTAATGCCGTGCTGATATTTTGCGTAAGAACCTGAAACACCAAGGATTACCCTTGATTTTTGTTGAAAATTAATTTTTTAAAAGTTTAAAAAAGCTGGTTTTTTGACCCTTTGCAGGTATAATAACATATTACTAATAAGATCATAACACACTCGACATTAAGCTAAAATATACTGGGTGTCTTGTGCTCTAAAAAAACTGGCAACTCTTACGGTTTTCTTTTGCAATGATCTCAAGATGGAGAAGACCTTTTTTCTGAGGTCTTCCGGGCCTGAAACAACCATTTTTCCAATCTTGTGATGTTTCAGGTATCCCCATACCATTTCATCCGGATTCAAATGAGGGGAGTATGGAGGCAGGAAGAACAAGCGGAGCTTTCCTGCCGTTTCTTCAACAAATTTATTGACCTTGCCTGATTTATGGACAGGATGCCCGTCCACAATGAGGAAGATGGGAGAATCAGCCTTGTAAATCAGACGTTTCAGAAATGAGATAAACTTATCGGAATTCATTTTTCCGTCAATGGTCATGAATCGGAGTTCCCCCGAGGGAGAGATGGCCGAAACCATGTTGATACCAAAGCGAGCCCCCGTTTTTTCAACGACTGGGGTGACTCCTGTGGGAGCCCAGGTCGTCCCGCTGTGGTAGTCTGATCTTACGGTTGATTCATCGGCAAAAAAGATTTTTGCATTCTCTTTTTCAGCCTGTTTCTTTATTTCCGGGAACTCATTTTCAACCCATTCCTTTACCCGGTCTTCGTCCCTCTGTCAGGCTTTTTTTAAAGGCTTCTGTGGCGAAAAACCAATTTTTTTCAAAAGACGACCGACAGTGGCATTACTTATGGAAACATCGAACTCCTTTTTGATAAACTCCCGAATCATTTCACGGGTCCACAGAGCAAATGGAAATCCGTAGTCCATAGGATTTTTATCCGCAATCTTCCAGAAAAGCTCATCAAAATCTTTGGTATGGAACTTAACGGGCCGACCTGGAATCGGTTTCGTCTTTAAAGCGTCAAGGCCGCCTTTGCGGTATTTGGCTATCCACTGGTAAATTGCGGATCGATGGTAACCCAGAGCCCTGGCGATAACCTCTGGGCTTTCACCCGATTCGATCTGCTGGACAGCGCGTATACGGATAGCCTCACGGGTCTTATGATCGAGTTTTCTAGCGTCTTGTTTTTTCATAAGCAGCAATATACATCATGTCGAGTTGGTTTTGAACTTTTTAGTACCTCAGAGGAGACAGGGCTTTTTGCGACACCTCAGACTTACCGGCATAGCTTCTCTCCCATAAAGTGTCGGCTATCCTTGCAATATCACCGAACAACCTCGAACCAAGGGTATCCAGCTCTTCATCAAGGCCCGCATCAACACCACCTGCAAGGACATCACTTTTGGGAGCCACCACCCGGAACATCTGCCAGCTAAAACCAAGGCGGCTTCTTGCATAATCCGCATCCACAACAGAACCTGCGATGATGGACTCCCAACCGGGATTGTCTTTGATCCATGCCTGTACGGATTCATCGTAACGATTCAGAAAGTCTTCCCTGGCCTGCATGAAGTCATCCCTCAGATCCATAAGACTCCTTTGCATCTCAGCCACCAGATGCTCCGGTATGGCCCAACCACCAAGGAAGCGGACACCAACGCTATCAAGGAGAGCAACAGCCCTGCCCTTCAAGGTTGAAAATATCCTCAGCTCAGCAGGGTCACAGATCCGCTTGCTGCCA of the Desulfobotulus mexicanus genome contains:
- a CDS encoding transposase, with translation MIYVKDHKQYDMFSPFEHLGPKRLALLESSWAHLFREEILHRLPVKKLFHLFDDGKGRPTKELHAMLGLVLLQQMEDLTDDQAIRQYALNIEWHYALNITDPSDSSCYVAHRTLWGLRDKIXQLGLEQALFENISETLQXLFSLDTSKQRLDSVHIFSNMAHLGRIRLFVRTHRKFLINLKRHHPDLYHSLDELATRYEAKNDGLFAVKPSDASRTLEQLGNDCFLLVERFKDHEAVASMASYKLLVRMFXEQCVVEKNDDTTKVVIKPSKEVSSQSLQNPSDPDATYCGHKGKGFQVQVMETYSPD
- a CDS encoding Arm DNA-binding domain-containing protein, whose amino-acid sequence is MEFCFFCESIIYDTEITGFVLEVRHTGTKTYYLKYRNKRKEQRQYKIGDEKSLTFTKASQAARKIRSRVVIGEDPVDDRKQLCKMMTLEAFVQSRYIPFVQGYNLDSLLICIPTTLNAVLIFCVRT
- a CDS encoding winged helix-turn-helix domain-containing protein: MKKQDARKLDHKTREAIRIRAVQQIESGESPEVIARALGYHRSAIYQWIAKYRKGGLDALKTKPIPGRPVKFHTKDFDELFWKIADKNPMDYGFPFALWTREMIREFIKKEFDVSISNATVGRLLKKIGFSPQKPLKKA
- a CDS encoding DUF3150 domain-containing protein, coding for MTIHTDMQILNEIVAVRLDVNIWTARRKLTPSDFKAVDLPPEKIASLGSKRICDPAELRIFSTLKGRAVALLDSVGVRFLGGWAIPEHLVAEMQRSLMDLRDDFMQAREDFLNRYDESVQAWIKDNPGWESIIAGSVVDADYARSRLGFSWQMFRVVAPKSDVLAGGVDAGLDEELDTLGSRLFGDIARIADTLWERSYAGKSEVSQKALSPLRY